The DNA region GGCCTCAGACAGCGCCGTTATCCCCCTGTTCACGTGCGGATACGCGTGTTGCGAGGTGCAAATTGAATACCACGAAGCGGGTGCAGTCGCTCAACCACGTCGGCATCGCGGTGCGGAGCATCGAAGCCCAGTCGCACTACTACTCCCAGGTGCTGGGCGCCGAGTACGAGGGCGCCGAAGAAGTGCCGAGCCAGCACGTGCGGGTCGCGTTCTACCGCGTCGGCGACGTGCGGCTCGAGCTGCTCGAGCCGCTGGGCGACTCGGGCCCCATCGCCAAGTTCATCGCGACGCGCGGCGAGGGGCTGCACCACGTCGCATTCGGGGTGACCGACCTGAAGCAGCGGATCAGCGAGCTGCAGCAGGCGGGGATCACGATGATCGACCAGCAGCCCCGCACCGGTTCGCACCACATGCAGATCGCCTTCCTCCACCCCAAGAGCACCCACGGCGTGCTGACCGAACTATGCGAGCCGGCAGCAGACGCGTAGGCGCCCGGTTGGCGCCCCGCGACCGTGCTAAACCAGCCGCGCCGCCCCCCGACGCTCCTGCGTTGACCAACCGCTTCCACCGCGAAGCCCGATGACACAACCCCTGCCAGACCGGTTCTCGATCCGCGACGATTTCCCCGCCGCCGGGTACGACGCGTGGCGCCGGCTGGTCGAAGAGGGGTTGCACGGCGAGTCGTTCGCCAAGCGGCTGACCCCCGTCGCCTACGAGGGGTTCCCGCTCGAGCCGCTGTACGCCCTCGACCACGCGGCGCCCGCCAGACCCGCCGCCTGTGGCAGCGGCCGGCGGGGGGTCGAGCTGCGGCAGTCCTACGCCTGTCCCGATCCCGCAGAAGCAAACCGACAGATCCTTGACGACCTAGCGGGGGGAGTCGACTCGATCGAGCTAGAGCTAGACGCGGGGCTCGGGGGTCACGCAGCGGACGCCGTTCAGCGGGGCGTCCGGGCGGCCCGCGCAGAAGATTGGGACTTGTTGCTCGGCGGCGTGCCGATCGATCGTACCGGCGTCGCGCTACGCGCGGGCGAGGCGTTCGCGCCGGCGGCCGCGATGTTCCTCGCGTCTTGCCGCCGGCGGAACGTGCCGCTGGCCGAGCTGCGGGCGTCGTTCCAGGCCGACCCGCTGGGCGTGCTGGCCGAGCGGGGCGGGCTGCCGCTCCGAACAAACTCCATGCTAGCGCAGATGGGAGAACTCGCCGCCTGGACCTGCAAGCACGCGCCCCGTTCGCGGGCGGTGGCGGTAAACACCGCGGTCTACCACCGCGC from Pirellulimonas nuda includes:
- the mce gene encoding methylmalonyl-CoA epimerase, which produces MNTTKRVQSLNHVGIAVRSIEAQSHYYSQVLGAEYEGAEEVPSQHVRVAFYRVGDVRLELLEPLGDSGPIAKFIATRGEGLHHVAFGVTDLKQRISELQQAGITMIDQQPRTGSHHMQIAFLHPKSTHGVLTELCEPAADA